Proteins co-encoded in one Pseudomonas beijingensis genomic window:
- a CDS encoding AraC family transcriptional regulator — protein MSPLDHAHVPLGTYLEQQRAELASIIDRNTSEDGSYATAIGSLHLSRHSQPHRFAPVLAQPALCIMAQGSKQVCLADESFQYDPLHYLVVSVSMPLSGCITDVSAGQPVLALRLDIDPTEITALIADAGPLGVPTRPAGRGLYIERLDTPMLDAVLRLARLLDTPKDIAMLAPLVRREILYRLLRSPQGYRLYEIAIANSQSHRISQAIKWLNGHFEQPLRIDDLAREVNLSVSTLHHRFKAMTAMSPLQYQKQLRLQEARRLMLAEGLEASAAGYRVGYESPSQFSREYSRLFGAPPLRDLARLRMTV, from the coding sequence ATGTCGCCACTCGATCACGCCCACGTCCCGCTGGGCACGTACCTGGAACAACAGCGCGCCGAACTCGCGTCGATCATCGACCGCAACACCAGCGAAGACGGCAGCTACGCCACGGCCATCGGCTCGCTGCACCTGTCGCGGCACAGCCAGCCGCACAGATTCGCCCCGGTGCTGGCGCAACCGGCGCTGTGCATCATGGCCCAGGGCAGCAAGCAGGTGTGCCTGGCGGACGAGTCGTTCCAATACGACCCGCTCCATTACCTGGTGGTCTCGGTCTCGATGCCGCTCAGTGGCTGCATCACCGACGTTTCGGCCGGCCAGCCGGTCCTGGCCCTGCGCCTGGACATCGACCCGACGGAAATTACCGCGTTGATCGCCGATGCCGGCCCCTTGGGCGTGCCGACCCGCCCCGCCGGGCGCGGGCTGTATATCGAGCGCCTGGACACGCCGATGCTCGACGCCGTGCTGCGTCTGGCACGGCTGCTGGACACGCCGAAAGACATCGCCATGCTCGCGCCTCTGGTGCGCCGGGAAATCCTCTATCGCCTGCTGCGCAGTCCGCAAGGCTATCGGCTGTATGAAATCGCCATCGCCAACAGTCAGAGCCATCGCATCAGCCAGGCGATCAAATGGCTCAACGGCCATTTCGAACAGCCGCTGCGTATCGATGACCTGGCCCGGGAAGTGAACCTCAGCGTCTCGACCCTGCATCACCGCTTCAAGGCCATGACCGCCATGAGCCCGTTGCAATACCAGAAGCAACTGCGCCTGCAGGAAGCCCGCCGGCTGATGTTGGCCGAGGGGCTGGAAGCCTCGGCGGCGGGGTATCGGGTGGGTTATGAAAGCCCTTCGCAGTTCAGCCGCGAGTACAGCCGGTTGTTCGGTGCGCCGCCGTTGCGGGATCTGGCGCGGTTGCGGATGACCGTTTGA
- the metR gene encoding transcriptional regulator MetR, which produces MLELRHLKTLHALREADSLVEAAERLHLTQSALSHQFKELEERLGMQLFVRKTKPVRFTSAGLRLLQLADAALPLLRSAERDIARLAGGTAGRLHMAIECHSCFQWLMPTIDQFRDAWPEVELDLASGFAFAPLPALARGDLDLVVTSDPLELAGITYVPLFTYEAMLAVANQHRLAGKAYIVPEDLISETLITYPVERDRLDIFTRFLEPADIEPAQVRTSELTVMMMQLVASGRGVCGMPHWALHEYSSRGYVKAKRLGEKGLFATLYAAVRTDMLDAPYMRDFLLTAKDTSFSTLDGVSAVR; this is translated from the coding sequence GTGCTTGAACTCCGTCACCTCAAGACCCTGCACGCCCTGCGTGAAGCCGACAGCCTGGTCGAAGCCGCCGAACGCCTGCACCTGACTCAATCCGCCCTCTCCCACCAGTTCAAGGAACTGGAAGAGCGCCTGGGCATGCAGTTGTTCGTGCGCAAGACCAAGCCGGTACGCTTCACCAGCGCCGGCCTGCGCCTGTTGCAACTGGCCGATGCCGCCCTGCCGTTACTGCGCAGTGCTGAACGGGACATCGCCCGCTTGGCGGGCGGCACCGCCGGACGGCTGCACATGGCCATCGAGTGCCACAGTTGCTTTCAGTGGTTGATGCCGACCATCGACCAGTTCCGCGATGCCTGGCCGGAAGTCGAACTGGACCTGGCCTCGGGCTTCGCCTTCGCCCCCCTGCCGGCCTTGGCCCGGGGCGACCTCGACCTGGTGGTGACCTCCGACCCGCTGGAATTGGCCGGCATCACCTACGTGCCGCTGTTCACCTACGAAGCGATGCTCGCCGTCGCCAACCAGCATCGGTTGGCGGGCAAGGCGTACATCGTCCCCGAAGACCTGATCAGCGAAACCCTGATCACCTACCCGGTGGAGCGCGATCGGCTGGACATCTTCACGCGCTTCCTGGAACCGGCCGACATCGAACCGGCCCAGGTGCGCACGTCTGAGCTGACAGTGATGATGATGCAACTGGTGGCCAGCGGCCGTGGCGTCTGCGGCATGCCGCACTGGGCGCTGCACGAATACAGCTCGCGGGGCTACGTGAAGGCCAAGCGGCTGGGGGAGAAAGGTTTGTTCGCCACGCTGTACGCGGCGGTGCGCACCGACATGCTCGACGCACCGTACATGCGCGACTTTTTGCTGACGGCCAAGGACACGTCGTTTTCTACCCTCGATGGGGTGAGTGCCGTGCGCTGA
- the metE gene encoding 5-methyltetrahydropteroyltriglutamate--homocysteine S-methyltransferase, with the protein MALAHTLGFPRIGADRELKKALEAYWKGDLAPAALQAVGRELRARHWQLQKDAGIDLLPVGDFAWYDQVLSHSLTLGAVPSRFHSTLNTQGRPTLDTLFAMARGATASCCGADHGQAQYAQELTKWFDTNYHYLVPEFSADQAFALSWEQLFDEVDEAHALGHQVKPVIIGPLTYLWLGKAKGEAFDKLDLLERLLPVYGEILNRLKAQGVEWVQIDEPILTLDLPLAWKSAFERAYHILQYSPLKKLVATYFSGLQDNLGLAVSLPVDGLHIDAVRDPEQLGQVLDRLPTYKILSVGLVNGRNVWRCELEQALAQLQPAQERFGDNLWVSTSCSLLHSPVDLEREDRLDPELKSWLAFAVQKCGEVAVLRDALNDPQAPAVQQALSDSRAVQARRAGSTRIHKAEVQARLAAIGPQDSQRHSPFAQRIERQRARLALPTFPTTTIGSFPQTPAIRLARQAYKQGKLSANDYQDAMHTEIRHAVQIQERLGLDVLVHGEAERNDMVEYFAEQLDGYAFTRFGWVQSYGSRCVKPAIIYGDISRPKAMTVDWIRYAQSLTDRVMKGMLTGPVTMLMWSFPREDVSRQVQARQLALALRDEVLDLEKAGIKIVQIDEAAFREGLPLRRGQWQEYLDWAVDAFRLCASGVGDETQIHTHMCYSEFNDVIKAIADMDADVITIETSRSDMELLEAFEAFDYPNDIGPGVYDIHSPRVPDTAEMVALMSKAVKRIAAERLWINPDCGLKTRAWPETEAALVNMVAAARQLRSQLA; encoded by the coding sequence ATGGCCCTGGCCCACACCCTCGGTTTTCCCCGCATCGGCGCCGACCGCGAACTGAAAAAAGCCCTCGAAGCCTACTGGAAGGGCGACCTGGCCCCGGCCGCGTTGCAAGCCGTGGGGCGTGAACTGCGGGCCCGGCATTGGCAACTGCAAAAAGACGCCGGCATCGACCTGCTGCCCGTCGGCGATTTTGCCTGGTACGACCAGGTGCTCAGCCATAGCTTGACCCTGGGCGCCGTTCCATCGCGTTTCCACAGCACTCTGAATACCCAGGGCCGACCGACCCTCGACACCCTGTTCGCCATGGCCCGTGGCGCCACGGCCAGTTGCTGCGGTGCCGACCACGGCCAGGCACAATACGCCCAGGAGTTGACCAAGTGGTTCGACACCAATTACCACTACCTGGTCCCGGAGTTTTCCGCTGACCAGGCCTTCGCCCTGAGTTGGGAACAGTTGTTCGACGAAGTGGACGAGGCCCATGCCTTGGGTCATCAGGTCAAACCGGTGATCATCGGCCCGTTGACCTACTTGTGGCTGGGCAAGGCCAAGGGCGAGGCGTTCGACAAGCTCGACCTGCTGGAGCGCCTGCTGCCGGTCTACGGTGAAATCCTCAACCGCCTCAAGGCCCAGGGCGTGGAATGGGTGCAGATCGACGAACCGATCCTCACCCTCGACCTGCCCCTGGCCTGGAAAAGCGCCTTCGAGCGGGCCTACCACATTCTTCAGTACTCGCCGCTGAAAAAACTCGTGGCCACTTATTTCAGTGGCCTGCAAGACAACCTTGGCCTGGCGGTGAGCCTGCCGGTGGACGGTTTGCACATCGACGCGGTACGTGACCCGGAACAACTGGGCCAGGTGCTGGACCGCCTGCCGACGTACAAGATTCTCTCGGTGGGCCTGGTCAACGGGCGCAACGTCTGGCGCTGCGAACTGGAACAGGCACTGGCGCAATTGCAACCGGCCCAGGAGCGCTTTGGCGACAACCTTTGGGTCAGCACCTCGTGTTCGCTGCTGCACAGCCCGGTGGACCTGGAACGTGAAGACCGGCTCGATCCCGAACTCAAGAGCTGGCTCGCCTTTGCCGTGCAGAAGTGTGGTGAAGTCGCGGTGCTGCGCGATGCACTGAACGATCCACAGGCCCCCGCCGTGCAGCAGGCCTTGAGCGACAGCCGCGCGGTGCAGGCCCGTCGCGCCGGCTCGACGCGCATTCACAAAGCCGAGGTCCAGGCGCGCCTGGCGGCGATCGGGCCACAGGACAGCCAGCGGCATTCACCGTTTGCCCAGCGCATCGAACGCCAGCGCGCACGCCTGGCGCTGCCGACGTTTCCTACCACCACCATCGGCTCCTTCCCGCAGACCCCGGCCATTCGCCTGGCCCGTCAGGCCTACAAGCAGGGCAAGTTGTCGGCCAACGACTATCAGGACGCCATGCACACCGAGATCCGCCATGCCGTGCAGATCCAGGAACGCCTGGGCCTGGACGTGTTGGTGCACGGTGAAGCCGAGCGCAACGACATGGTGGAATATTTCGCCGAGCAGTTGGACGGCTACGCCTTCACCCGTTTCGGCTGGGTGCAGAGTTATGGCTCGCGTTGCGTGAAACCGGCGATCATCTACGGCGACATCAGCCGCCCGAAAGCCATGACTGTCGACTGGATCCGCTACGCGCAAAGCCTGACCGACAGGGTCATGAAAGGCATGCTCACCGGTCCCGTGACCATGCTGATGTGGTCGTTCCCCCGCGAAGATGTGTCGCGCCAGGTCCAGGCCCGACAATTGGCCCTGGCCCTGCGGGACGAAGTGCTGGACCTGGAAAAAGCCGGGATCAAGATTGTGCAGATCGACGAGGCGGCGTTCCGTGAAGGGTTGCCGTTGCGTCGCGGACAATGGCAGGAGTACCTGGACTGGGCGGTTGACGCGTTCCGTTTGTGTGCGTCGGGGGTGGGCGACGAAACCCAGATCCATACGCACATGTGCTACAGCGAGTTCAATGACGTGATCAAGGCTATCGCCGACATGGACGCCGACGTCATCACCATCGAGACCTCCCGTTCGGACATGGAGTTGCTGGAAGCATTCGAGGCCTTCGACTACCCGAACGACATCGGCCCGGGCGTCTACGACATCCACTCGCCACGGGTGCCGGACACGGCCGAGATGGTGGCGCTGATGAGCAAGGCGGTAAAGCGGATCGCCGCCGAGCGGCTGTGGATCAACCCCGACTGCGGGCTGAAAACCCGGGCCTGGCCGGAGACGGAAGCGGCACTGGTGAACATGGTGGCGGCGGCGCGGCAGTTGCGTAGTCAGTTGGCCTGA
- a CDS encoding alpha/beta fold hydrolase, whose product MRVLIFLAALCFGLPSMAASRCDVNVATHHVDLDQVSLAYQSVGRASDPALLLVMGLGGQLIHWPDEVVVALCEQGFRVIRYDNRDVGLSTWRQAPGSANLTFEALRYKLGLPVAAPYTLTDMADDGLGLMDALQVQSFHVLGVSMGGMIAQHMAAMAPQRVESLTLIMTSSGAEGLPAPSAGLVQLLSRRSAPDREAALQQQADLLAALGSPMVVDDRQALLHQAAVAYDRAFNPEGVKRQIMAIMAEPSRVALLNQLRVPTLVVHGTADPLLPVMHGVHLAAHIQGSQLKLIPGLAHRFQDAFKAPLLGAVLPYLQQHREDTSHWAQIEPAQAPNLL is encoded by the coding sequence ATGCGTGTACTTATTTTCCTGGCCGCGTTGTGTTTCGGCCTGCCGTCGATGGCGGCGTCTCGTTGTGATGTCAATGTTGCAACCCACCATGTCGATCTGGATCAGGTCAGCCTGGCCTACCAGAGCGTTGGTCGTGCCTCGGATCCGGCATTGCTCTTGGTGATGGGCCTGGGTGGACAATTGATCCATTGGCCGGACGAAGTGGTGGTCGCCCTGTGCGAGCAGGGTTTCCGGGTGATTCGCTACGATAACCGCGACGTCGGCCTGTCCACGTGGCGCCAGGCGCCCGGCAGCGCCAACCTGACCTTTGAAGCCCTGCGCTACAAGCTCGGTTTGCCCGTGGCCGCGCCGTATACCCTGACGGACATGGCCGACGACGGGCTGGGACTGATGGACGCGTTGCAGGTGCAAAGCTTCCACGTGTTGGGTGTGAGTATGGGCGGGATGATCGCCCAGCACATGGCCGCCATGGCGCCGCAGCGGGTCGAAAGCCTGACCCTGATCATGACCAGTTCCGGTGCCGAAGGCTTGCCCGCACCCAGCGCCGGGCTGGTGCAGTTGCTGTCGCGGCGCAGCGCGCCGGATCGCGAAGCGGCACTGCAGCAGCAGGCCGATCTGTTGGCCGCGTTGGGCAGCCCGATGGTGGTGGACGATCGCCAGGCCTTGCTGCATCAGGCCGCCGTGGCCTATGACCGAGCCTTCAACCCCGAAGGCGTGAAGCGCCAGATCATGGCGATCATGGCCGAGCCCAGCCGAGTGGCACTGCTCAATCAACTGCGGGTGCCGACCCTGGTCGTCCACGGCACCGCCGACCCGTTGCTGCCGGTGATGCATGGCGTGCACTTGGCGGCGCACATCCAAGGCAGCCAGTTGAAACTGATCCCGGGCCTGGCCCATCGTTTCCAGGATGCGTTCAAGGCGCCGTTGCTGGGGGCGGTGTTGCCGTACCTGCAGCAGCACCGTGAAGACACTTCGCATTGGGCACAGATCGAGCCGGCGCAGGCGCCGAATCTGCTCTGA
- a CDS encoding LysR substrate-binding domain-containing protein: MKRLPPLPALHAFLITAQCCNFTRAAEQLHITQGAVSRQIAGLEDHLGYALFQRQARGLSLTAEGQAWLPRVQQVFSLIGEAVEQIGEKRQTLQLKAPTCVMRWLLPRLLQWQKERPDVPVELTTTVRHGVDFQREAFDAAVVYGPPPDSALACLHLFDEQLTPVCSRPVLEGAVPLHEPADLQHHLLLHPALDERDWNAWLAAADVHLNQVNKGQHFETLDLAMSMASQGTGVAIGDWALIGDDLSAGRLVMPFELKVKTGLGYHLVHPRKPEASGPLQELMGWLVEQARAR, from the coding sequence ATGAAACGACTCCCCCCGTTGCCAGCGCTGCACGCGTTTCTGATCACGGCCCAATGCTGCAACTTCACCCGGGCCGCCGAACAACTCCACATCACCCAGGGTGCGGTGAGCCGGCAGATCGCCGGGCTGGAAGATCATTTGGGTTATGCCTTGTTCCAGCGCCAGGCCCGCGGCTTGAGCCTGACCGCCGAGGGCCAGGCGTGGCTGCCACGGGTGCAGCAAGTGTTCAGCCTGATCGGCGAAGCGGTCGAGCAGATCGGCGAGAAGCGCCAGACCCTACAGCTCAAGGCCCCGACCTGTGTGATGCGCTGGTTGCTGCCGCGCCTTTTGCAATGGCAAAAGGAACGGCCGGACGTGCCGGTGGAACTGACCACCACCGTCAGGCACGGGGTGGATTTCCAGCGCGAAGCGTTCGACGCCGCGGTGGTCTATGGCCCACCACCGGACTCCGCGCTGGCATGCCTGCACCTGTTCGATGAACAACTGACGCCCGTCTGCTCCCGCCCGGTCCTGGAAGGTGCGGTGCCGCTGCATGAACCCGCCGACTTGCAACACCACCTGTTGTTGCACCCGGCCCTTGACGAGCGCGACTGGAACGCCTGGCTGGCGGCGGCCGATGTGCACTTGAACCAGGTCAACAAGGGCCAGCACTTCGAAACCCTGGACCTGGCGATGTCCATGGCCTCCCAGGGCACCGGCGTGGCGATTGGCGACTGGGCGCTGATCGGCGACGACCTGAGCGCCGGCCGGCTGGTGATGCCGTTCGAGTTGAAGGTCAAGACCGGGCTGGGCTATCACCTGGTGCACCCACGTAAACCCGAGGCGTCGGGGCCGTTGCAGGAGTTGATGGGGTGGTTGGTGGAGCAGGCACGGGCGCGGTAG
- a CDS encoding GNAT family N-acetyltransferase: MNIRRLRASDAQVYRELMLQAYALHPQAFTSSVSEREKLPINWWEARLGSRLDVLLGAFVEQELVGIVGLALEPREKARHKALLFGMYVADAHRHRGLGHQLVQAALDEARRHTFLRLVQLTVTAGNDPALKLYQRCGFVLYGLEPMAIRMDDEYLDKIHMWLEL, encoded by the coding sequence GTGAACATTCGACGCCTGCGGGCCAGCGATGCCCAGGTGTATCGCGAGCTGATGCTCCAGGCGTACGCCTTGCATCCCCAGGCCTTCACCTCCAGCGTCAGCGAGCGGGAGAAATTGCCCATCAACTGGTGGGAGGCACGTCTGGGCAGCCGACTCGATGTGCTGCTGGGGGCGTTTGTCGAGCAAGAACTGGTCGGCATCGTCGGCCTGGCCCTGGAACCCCGGGAAAAAGCCCGGCACAAGGCGCTGCTGTTCGGCATGTACGTCGCCGACGCACATCGTCATCGGGGCCTCGGCCACCAACTGGTACAGGCCGCCCTCGACGAAGCCCGGCGCCACACCTTCCTGCGCTTGGTGCAACTGACCGTCACCGCCGGCAACGATCCGGCGCTCAAGCTCTACCAGCGCTGCGGCTTCGTCCTCTACGGCCTCGAACCGATGGCGATCCGCATGGACGACGAATACCTCGACAAGATCCATATGTGGCTAGAACTCTAA
- a CDS encoding 5-guanidino-2-oxopentanoate decarboxylase, with protein MATCGEVLVKLLEGYGVEQVFGIPGVHTVELYRGLARSSIRHVTPRHEQGAGFMADGYARVSGKPGVCFIITGPGMTNITTAMGQAYADSIPMLVISSVQSRSQLGGGRGKLHELPNQSALVGGVAAFSHTLMSAAELPGVLARAFAVFQAGRPRPVHIEIPLDVLVEDADALLASVPVNISRAGAAPSAVAQMAAKLASAKRPLFLAGGGAIDAAAELTELAERLGAPVALTINAKGLLPARHPLLIGSTQSLVATRALVAEADVVLAIGTELAETDYDITFAGGFEIPGALLRIDIDPDQTVRNYPPHLALVADARVAARALLDELDRHPLAERHADWGPARAARLRAELQGSWDAATRAQTLFLDTVLQTLPEAVFVGDSTQPVYTGNLTFNPDQPRRWFNASTGYGTLGYALPAAIGAWLGGKDLGHCRPAVVCLIGDGGLQFTLPELASAVEARTPVIVLLWNNQGYEEIKKYMLNRAIEPVGVDIYTPDFIGVAKALGCFAQAIEDVPSLRAALLAARERQGPTLIEIDQGVWTAKC; from the coding sequence ATGGCGACGTGCGGCGAAGTATTGGTCAAGTTACTCGAAGGTTATGGTGTGGAGCAGGTGTTCGGCATTCCCGGCGTGCATACCGTCGAGCTGTACCGTGGACTGGCCCGTTCCAGCATCCGCCATGTGACGCCGCGTCATGAGCAGGGCGCAGGCTTCATGGCCGACGGCTACGCCCGGGTCAGCGGCAAACCCGGCGTGTGTTTCATCATCACCGGCCCCGGCATGACCAACATCACCACCGCCATGGGCCAGGCCTACGCCGATTCGATCCCGATGCTGGTGATCTCCAGCGTACAGTCGCGCAGCCAGTTGGGCGGTGGACGCGGCAAGCTGCATGAACTGCCGAACCAGTCTGCATTGGTGGGCGGTGTCGCGGCGTTTTCCCACACGCTGATGTCCGCCGCCGAGTTGCCCGGCGTGCTGGCCCGAGCGTTCGCGGTGTTCCAGGCCGGGCGCCCGCGGCCGGTGCACATTGAAATTCCGTTGGATGTTTTGGTTGAAGACGCCGATGCCTTACTCGCTAGCGTGCCGGTGAACATCAGCCGCGCCGGTGCCGCACCGAGTGCCGTAGCGCAAATGGCTGCAAAGCTGGCATCGGCCAAACGGCCTTTGTTCCTGGCCGGTGGCGGAGCCATCGACGCAGCGGCTGAATTGACCGAACTGGCCGAACGGCTCGGCGCGCCCGTGGCGTTGACCATCAATGCCAAAGGCCTGCTGCCTGCGCGCCATCCGTTGCTGATCGGCTCTACCCAGAGCCTGGTGGCCACCCGTGCGTTGGTGGCCGAGGCGGATGTGGTGCTGGCCATCGGCACTGAACTGGCCGAGACCGATTACGACATTACCTTCGCCGGCGGCTTCGAGATTCCCGGTGCGCTGCTGCGTATCGACATCGACCCGGACCAGACCGTGCGCAATTACCCGCCGCACTTGGCCCTGGTGGCCGACGCCCGTGTCGCCGCCCGGGCTTTGCTCGATGAATTGGACCGGCACCCCTTGGCCGAGCGTCACGCCGATTGGGGGCCGGCGCGTGCCGCTCGGTTGCGCGCGGAGCTTCAAGGCAGTTGGGACGCCGCGACCCGGGCCCAGACCTTGTTTCTCGACACGGTCTTGCAGACGCTACCGGAGGCGGTGTTTGTTGGTGACTCCACGCAACCGGTGTACACCGGCAACCTGACCTTCAACCCGGATCAGCCGCGCCGCTGGTTCAATGCCTCCACCGGCTACGGCACCCTCGGCTACGCGTTGCCGGCGGCCATCGGCGCCTGGCTCGGCGGCAAGGACCTGGGTCACTGCCGCCCCGCGGTGGTGTGCCTGATCGGCGACGGCGGGTTGCAGTTCACCTTGCCGGAACTGGCCAGCGCCGTGGAAGCGCGCACGCCAGTGATCGTGCTGCTGTGGAATAACCAGGGCTACGAAGAGATCAAGAAATACATGCTCAACCGCGCCATCGAACCGGTAGGCGTGGACATCTATACCCCGGATTTCATCGGTGTCGCCAAGGCCTTGGGCTGCTTTGCCCAAGCCATCGAGGATGTGCCGTCACTGCGAGCTGCGTTGCTGGCGGCCCGTGAGCGGCAGGGGCCGACATTGATTGAGATTGACCAGGGTGTTTGGACAGCGAAGTGTTGA
- a CDS encoding putative quinol monooxygenase, which translates to MTTQIPVSHMAFVRARGGCSKQLGARLSTLIAPSRQAPGCLHFALQQSQCDADLWLVSGLWVNQPSMDAYFNSPAMAIFAELVQDLVVSSLDFHTFREVSAAQATEGCRAQVHKLAG; encoded by the coding sequence ATGACTACACAGATCCCCGTCAGCCACATGGCTTTCGTCCGGGCCCGCGGCGGGTGCTCCAAGCAACTGGGGGCACGCCTGAGCACGCTGATCGCGCCTTCGCGCCAGGCACCCGGTTGCCTGCACTTTGCCTTGCAGCAATCGCAATGCGACGCTGATTTGTGGCTGGTGTCCGGGCTCTGGGTTAACCAGCCGTCGATGGACGCCTACTTCAATTCACCGGCCATGGCGATTTTCGCCGAGCTGGTGCAGGACCTGGTGGTGAGCAGCCTGGATTTCCACACCTTCCGGGAAGTCTCCGCCGCCCAGGCGACCGAAGGGTGCCGGGCGCAGGTACACAAACTGGCCGGTTGA